One part of the Syngnathus acus chromosome 17, fSynAcu1.2, whole genome shotgun sequence genome encodes these proteins:
- the retreg1 gene encoding reticulophagy regulator 1, which translates to MLANPVAPSPAGGAEEAALGPPAREEAPFGWSAGGLPSGLVDWKRRTCRTFALFAAANAGIWLLARIWMRMYCLVAVLLVLMVLLATVKDAIGSRSKGGATWCSRYVCWETMEPDTAQKSGSELHLSDSLRLLLQEASAFKQQNPGKFCLLVCSFCTFFAVLGRYIPGIVISYLLVLWAFLWPVLSSPEASSWLKPLLQKLHFGFATLLQKIKEDHERRILKARIEESVESERSSMFAKLDSAAYKELSVSDTSVSDVTWTDNLNLSEENTPQTENSEDLDREEVFSGGLHDFPSVDNGTTTNGEDDEEEDFGLSLPIGNKRTVPPPDDGAGLDLVQTVMRATIVAAIQETAVGFRLPKVAEESDSEVDDFELLDQAELDQLGAELDLAAGDGAKKAEESGGKAPGFFAKLLRRH; encoded by the exons CTGGCAAACCCGGTAGCACCAAGCCCGGCCGGCGGCGCGGAGGAGGCAGCCCTGGGCCCTCCCGCCAGGGAAGAGGCACCCTTTGGCTGGTCCGCTGGGGGTCTCCCGTCCGGCCTGGTGGACTGGAAGCGCAGAACGTGCAGAACTTTTGCCTTGTTCGCTGCAGCCAACGCGGGCATCTG GTTGTTGGCTCGCATCTGGATGCGAATGTACTGCCTGGTCGCCGTCTTGCTGGTTCTGATGGTTCTCTTGGCGACCGTCAAGGATGCCATCGGCTCCCGAAGCAAAG GAGGAGCCACGTGGTGCAGCCGGTACGTATG CTGGGAGACGATGGAGCCGGACACGGCCCAGAAGTCGGGCTCAGAACTGCACCTGAGTGACTCTCTGCGGCTGCTCCTGCAGGAGGCATCAGCCTTCAAGCAGCAGAACCCCGGCAAG TTCTGTTTGCTGGTGTGCAGCTTCTGCACTTTCTTTGCGGTCCTCGGACGCTACATTCCTGGGATCGTCATCTCCTACCTTCTCG TGTTGTGGGCGTTCCTGTGGCCGGTGCTGTCGTCTCCGGAGGCGTCCTCGTGGCTGAAGCCGCTTCTGCAAAAACTGCACTTTGGCTTTGCAACATTGCTGCAAAAGATAAAAGAGGATCACG AGAGAAGAATCCTCAAGGCTCGGATTGAGGAGTCCGTGGAGTCGGAGCGCTCGTCCATGTTTGCCAAG CTGGATTCGGCAGCATATAAGGAACTGTCGGTGTCGGACACGTCAGTGTCGGACGTGACTTGGACGGACAACTTGAACCTGTCGGAGGAGAACACGCCGCAGACGGAGAACTCTGAAG ACCtggacagagaggaggtgtTCTCTGGGGGTCTCCATGACTTCCCCTCTGTGGACAATGGCACTACCACCAATGGCGAGGACGACGAAGAAGAGGACTTCGGCCTTTCTCTGCCAATCGGGAACAAGCGCACCGTTCCGCCTCCCGATGACGGCGCCGGCCTAGACCTGGTCCAGACCGTGATGCGGGCCACTATTGTGGCCGCCATCCAGGAGACAGCTGTGGGCTTCAGACTCCCCAAGGTGGCCGAGGAGTCGGACAGCGAGGTTGACGACTTTGAGCTGCTGGATCAGGCGGAGCTGGACCAGCTGGGGGCGGAACTGGATCTCGCGGCAGGGGATGGAGCCAAGAAAGCTGAAGAAAGTGGTGGAAAAGCTCCCGGGTTCTTCGCCAAACTTCTGAGACGCCACTGA